A region of Beijerinckia sp. 28-YEA-48 DNA encodes the following proteins:
- a CDS encoding ABC transporter substrate-binding protein, which yields MSDASSLYTFTISPNGPVFDLPLYVARDEGLFEKHGLKVEFAKAFDPLNSSKDPFQRQKEVLYESGKASAYNLCEWAGLDRSEKSGRGSRVFSLRPAVAAQALITFDEDIQEPRDLEGVAIGINELTGSHYTTLQLLEGTIPRDGIILEHAGSPHVRYDALKRGEIKVIAIMEPFISLALKEGAHIVAVNYYRGSEVISPDVPEQHREAYVAAVNEAADRIKANFDKYKHHIVKQVEGKLAPEELLSHFVHYTRSKPLDEKRFDYTYEWMKTWNLTPGINNYHALVA from the coding sequence ATGAGTGACGCGTCCAGCCTGTACACCTTCACCATTTCGCCGAACGGCCCGGTTTTCGATCTGCCGCTTTATGTTGCCCGCGACGAGGGTCTGTTTGAGAAGCACGGGCTGAAGGTGGAGTTCGCCAAGGCGTTCGACCCGCTGAACAGCTCCAAGGATCCGTTCCAGCGTCAGAAGGAAGTGCTGTACGAATCGGGCAAGGCCAGCGCCTACAATCTGTGCGAATGGGCCGGGCTCGACCGCTCGGAAAAGAGTGGGCGCGGTAGCCGCGTGTTCAGCCTGCGGCCGGCGGTGGCGGCTCAGGCCCTCATCACCTTCGACGAAGACATTCAGGAGCCGCGCGATCTCGAAGGCGTCGCCATCGGCATCAACGAACTCACCGGCTCGCACTACACGACCCTGCAGCTGCTCGAAGGCACCATTCCGCGCGACGGCATCATCCTCGAACACGCCGGCTCGCCGCATGTGCGCTACGACGCGTTGAAGCGCGGCGAGATCAAGGTCATCGCCATCATGGAGCCGTTCATCAGCCTGGCGCTGAAGGAAGGCGCTCATATCGTCGCGGTTAACTACTATCGTGGCTCGGAAGTGATCTCGCCGGATGTGCCGGAGCAACATCGCGAGGCCTATGTGGCGGCGGTGAATGAAGCCGCCGATCGGATCAAGGCGAACTTCGACAAGTACAAGCACCACATCGTCAAGCAGGTGGAAGGCAAGCTGGCGCCGGAAGAACTGCTGTCGCATTTCGTCCACTACACCCGCTCCAAGCCGCTCGATGAGAAGCGCTTCGACTACACCTATGAGTGGATGAAGACCTGGAACCTGACGCCGGGCATCAACAACTACCACGCGCTGGTGGCGTGA
- a CDS encoding extensin family protein yields the protein MARSVWPYLVLAALLATISGCGVFERPQRAAWREAAEKACFARRGVKLSAYIQQAKAIDGPSICGLTLPLRTTALLDGAVTLNSTQTLGCPMTEALEQWIQAVVQPSAMARFGQPVAQIDSMGAYSCRPINNTAGGKLSEHAYGNAIDIGGFRLADGRKITVVQGWTRGDQQEQAFLREVHAGACEHFTTVLGPGSNAFHYNHIHVDLAMHGSSSRGLRRYCRPIIKDIAPAPRQDNLPDAPELEPEIDMARNNPNARNAMALARGPYSEQQSASAPISRGALPPMTGLASSRPPRSINSIGELDVGAPMTVPQASRVQRGSIRDDGAFVPEGEVGD from the coding sequence ATGGCGCGTAGCGTTTGGCCATATCTCGTTCTGGCAGCCCTGCTGGCAACGATCTCGGGATGCGGCGTGTTTGAGCGCCCGCAGCGTGCTGCCTGGCGTGAAGCCGCCGAGAAAGCCTGTTTCGCCCGCCGCGGCGTCAAGCTCTCCGCCTATATCCAGCAGGCGAAGGCCATCGACGGCCCCAGTATCTGCGGCCTCACCTTGCCGCTGCGCACCACCGCTTTGCTCGACGGCGCCGTCACGCTGAATTCGACCCAGACGCTCGGCTGTCCGATGACCGAAGCGCTCGAGCAATGGATCCAGGCGGTCGTGCAACCCTCCGCCATGGCCCGCTTCGGCCAGCCGGTGGCGCAGATCGACTCCATGGGCGCCTATTCCTGCCGCCCGATCAACAACACCGCTGGCGGCAAACTGTCCGAACATGCCTATGGCAATGCCATCGACATCGGCGGCTTCCGCCTCGCCGATGGTCGCAAGATCACGGTCGTTCAAGGCTGGACGCGCGGCGACCAGCAGGAACAGGCCTTCTTGCGCGAAGTGCATGCGGGCGCCTGCGAACACTTCACCACCGTGCTGGGGCCTGGCTCCAACGCCTTCCACTACAACCATATTCACGTCGATCTGGCGATGCACGGCTCGTCGTCACGCGGCCTGCGCCGCTATTGCCGCCCGATCATCAAGGACATCGCGCCGGCGCCGCGGCAGGACAATCTGCCCGATGCGCCGGAACTCGAGCCCGAAATCGATATGGCGCGCAACAATCCCAATGCGCGCAACGCGATGGCGCTGGCCCGGGGTCCCTACAGCGAACAGCAATCCGCATCGGCGCCGATCTCACGCGGCGCGCTGCCGCCGATGACGGGATTGGCTTCATCACGGCCGCCGCGCAGCATCAACAGCATCGGCGAACTCGACGTCGGCGCGCCGATGACCGTGCCGCAAGCCTCGCGTGTCCAGCGCGGCTCCATTCGCGACGATGGTGCTTTCGTCCCCGAGGGCGAAGTCGGCGATTAA
- a CDS encoding SDR family oxidoreductase has product MAKGHAGKIAVITGAAAGIGQAVAVRLAEDGVDIAIADLQPADETVRRITTLGRRAISRACDVSDPADVQRFAEHVTRELGGCDILVNNAGFFKTRKFEDLTFADWRQTMAVNLDSMFLMTQAFIGGMRARKWGRIVNVASNSLGSVSPNHVDYIASKGGVVGFTRALASEMGVDGITVNALSPGLTRTPGTLEGQFRPRGLPIEQAFDFVSQAQAIKRHQTPEDLVGVVSFLTSDDAGFMSGQTLVVDGGLVRV; this is encoded by the coding sequence ATGGCCAAGGGACATGCGGGTAAAATCGCCGTGATTACTGGCGCGGCGGCTGGAATTGGGCAGGCGGTGGCGGTGCGGCTGGCGGAAGATGGCGTCGATATCGCCATTGCCGATCTGCAGCCGGCGGATGAAACCGTGCGGCGCATTACGACGCTGGGGCGCCGGGCCATTTCGCGGGCCTGCGATGTGTCCGATCCCGCCGACGTGCAGCGTTTCGCTGAACATGTGACGCGTGAGCTCGGCGGTTGCGATATTCTCGTCAACAACGCCGGCTTCTTCAAAACGCGTAAGTTCGAGGATCTGACCTTCGCCGATTGGCGGCAGACCATGGCCGTCAATCTCGATTCGATGTTTTTGATGACGCAAGCCTTCATCGGCGGCATGCGGGCGCGTAAATGGGGCCGCATCGTCAATGTGGCGTCGAATTCGCTCGGTTCGGTCTCACCCAACCATGTCGATTATATTGCCAGTAAGGGTGGTGTGGTCGGTTTCACGCGCGCGTTGGCGAGCGAGATGGGCGTCGACGGCATTACGGTGAATGCGCTCTCGCCGGGGTTGACGCGCACGCCCGGTACGCTCGAAGGTCAGTTCCGGCCGCGTGGCCTGCCGATCGAACAGGCCTTTGATTTCGTCTCGCAGGCGCAAGCGATCAAACGGCATCAGACGCCGGAGGATCTCGTTGGCGTCGTGTCGTTTCTCACTAGTGATGACGCGGGTTTCATGAGCGGACAAACATTGGTCGTCGATGGTGGATTGGTTCGCGTGTGA